The Streptomyces cynarae genome contains a region encoding:
- a CDS encoding Gfo/Idh/MocA family protein, translating to MGDLLGVAVLGAGHMGADHIRRLDRVVSGARVVAVADPETDRAEEAAAGVEGVAVHADPEAALDAPGVQAVLIASPGPAHEEALLAAFGRGLPVLCEKPLVPDAAGALRVVEAESRLGRRLTQVGFMRRYDAEYLRLKSLLDSGRLGRALMLHCTHRNVSSPPGFTTAMLINSSVSHEIDAARWLLGQEPTAVTVLRPGPSSNAPDGLLDPQFVLFETSGGALVDVEIFVNSGFGYQVRCEAVCEGGSARIGDGHSMVVTTADGAREEVAQDYLVRFADAYDREVQAWVDATRQGRVTGPSAWDGYAASVVAEAGVRAQESGAREAVTLAPRPELYGFDDH from the coding sequence ATGGGCGATCTGCTGGGCGTGGCGGTACTGGGTGCGGGACACATGGGCGCCGACCACATACGCCGACTGGACCGCGTGGTGAGCGGAGCGCGGGTGGTGGCCGTGGCGGATCCCGAGACGGACCGCGCCGAGGAGGCCGCGGCCGGTGTCGAGGGCGTAGCCGTGCACGCCGACCCCGAGGCCGCGCTGGACGCGCCCGGCGTCCAGGCCGTGCTGATCGCCTCACCGGGCCCGGCCCACGAGGAGGCGCTGCTCGCGGCCTTCGGGCGCGGGCTGCCGGTGCTGTGCGAGAAGCCGCTGGTGCCGGACGCGGCCGGGGCGCTGCGCGTGGTGGAGGCGGAGTCCCGGCTCGGCCGGCGCCTCACGCAGGTGGGGTTCATGCGCCGCTACGACGCCGAGTACCTGCGGCTGAAGTCGCTGCTGGACAGCGGCCGGCTGGGGAGGGCGCTGATGTTGCACTGCACGCACCGCAACGTCTCCTCACCTCCCGGTTTCACCACCGCCATGCTGATCAACAGCTCCGTCTCGCACGAGATCGACGCCGCCCGCTGGCTGCTGGGCCAGGAGCCGACCGCGGTGACCGTGCTGCGCCCCGGGCCGTCCTCGAACGCTCCGGACGGCCTGCTCGACCCTCAGTTCGTACTGTTCGAGACGTCGGGGGGTGCCCTCGTCGATGTGGAGATCTTCGTCAACAGCGGCTTCGGCTACCAGGTGCGCTGCGAGGCCGTCTGCGAGGGCGGCAGTGCCCGCATCGGCGACGGGCACTCCATGGTCGTCACGACCGCGGACGGCGCGCGCGAGGAGGTCGCCCAGGACTATCTCGTCCGGTTCGCCGACGCCTACGACCGCGAGGTACAGGCCTGGGTCGACGCCACCCGGCAGGGGCGGGTCACCGGGCCCTCCGCTTGGGACGGCTATGCGGCCTCCGTGGTCGCCGAGGCGGGCGTGCGGGCGCAGGAGAGCGGTGCCCGGGAGGCGGTCACCCTGGCACCGCGCCCCGAGCTGTACGGGTTCGATGACCACTGA
- a CDS encoding N-acetylmuramoyl-L-alanine amidase — MRGSTTDPHAPAGHRRTAGAVASAALLLPLLGAAPSSAQDTPAGMRSAFAAASAQYHVPRSVLLGVSYLQSRWDTHGGAPSVAGGYGPMHLTDARTAIAAEAAHRSEGADDARGDQARPVLLPTTQVPADAQLPARLTTLTRAATLTGLPAERMRTDPAANIAGGAALLAAAQQHLGEPLSADPADWYGAVAEFSGADDTATAAAYANDVFAVLREGEQRITDTGESVRLAAEPDLAPDTAQLGRAGLRAADADGTECPRTASCEWIPAPYAQFGDNDYGNHDLADRPGSQRIRYIVIHDTEGRWDGVLKLVQDPTYVSWNYTVRSTDGLIAQHVKAKDVAWHAGNWYVNAASVGIEHEGFLASSDAWYTEAMYRSSARLVRYLAGKYGIPLDRQHILGHDNVPGPTSSYIPGMHTDPGPYWDWRHYFELLGRPFHATAGPKGGLVTILPDYAANQPPYTGCATAGEPCAAHGSSEVRLYSAPDESAPLIRDIGLHPKGGDSTIDVNDVGSRASTGQRYAVADRDGDWTAIWYLGQEAWFRNPKKQPTAVNASGFVVTPREGLTDIRVYGRAYPEKEAYPEGVPVQSVSALPYRLPAGQRYAIGGVVPGEYYYSTTFTTDSHRVVTGKDLYYEIQFGHRVAFVRAADVRVVPSAS; from the coding sequence TTGCGAGGATCCACCACCGACCCCCATGCCCCCGCCGGGCACAGACGCACCGCGGGCGCCGTCGCCTCGGCGGCGCTGCTGCTCCCGCTGCTGGGCGCCGCCCCGTCCTCCGCGCAGGACACCCCTGCCGGCATGCGGAGCGCGTTCGCCGCCGCGTCCGCCCAGTACCACGTACCGCGCAGCGTGCTGCTCGGCGTCTCCTACCTCCAGTCCCGCTGGGACACACACGGCGGCGCGCCGAGCGTCGCGGGCGGTTACGGCCCCATGCATCTCACGGACGCCCGCACCGCGATCGCCGCCGAGGCGGCGCACCGCAGCGAGGGCGCGGACGACGCGCGCGGCGACCAGGCCCGTCCCGTGCTGCTGCCCACCACGCAGGTACCGGCCGACGCGCAGCTGCCGGCCCGGCTGACGACGCTGACCCGGGCCGCCACGCTCACCGGCCTGCCGGCCGAGCGGATGCGCACCGACCCGGCGGCGAACATCGCGGGCGGGGCCGCCCTGCTCGCCGCCGCGCAGCAGCACCTCGGTGAGCCGCTGAGCGCCGACCCGGCCGACTGGTACGGGGCGGTGGCGGAGTTCTCCGGCGCGGACGACACCGCCACGGCGGCCGCGTACGCGAACGACGTCTTCGCGGTGCTGCGCGAGGGCGAGCAGCGCATCACGGACACCGGTGAGAGCGTACGGCTCGCCGCGGAGCCGGACCTCGCGCCCGACACCGCACAGCTGGGGCGCGCCGGGCTGCGCGCGGCCGACGCGGACGGGACCGAGTGCCCGAGGACTGCGTCCTGCGAGTGGATCCCGGCACCGTACGCGCAGTTCGGCGACAACGACTACGGCAACCACGACCTGGCGGACCGGCCGGGCTCGCAACGCATCAGGTACATCGTCATCCACGACACGGAAGGCCGGTGGGACGGCGTCCTCAAGCTGGTCCAGGACCCGACCTATGTGTCGTGGAACTACACCGTGCGCTCCACGGACGGACTGATCGCCCAGCACGTGAAGGCGAAGGACGTGGCCTGGCACGCGGGCAACTGGTACGTCAACGCCGCGTCGGTCGGCATCGAACACGAGGGGTTCCTCGCCTCGTCGGACGCCTGGTACACGGAGGCGATGTACCGCTCGTCGGCGCGGCTGGTGAGGTACCTCGCCGGGAAGTACGGCATCCCGCTGGACCGTCAGCACATCCTCGGCCACGACAACGTTCCGGGCCCGACGTCGTCGTACATCCCGGGGATGCACACGGACCCGGGCCCGTACTGGGACTGGCGGCACTACTTCGAGCTGCTGGGCAGGCCGTTCCACGCCACGGCCGGGCCGAAGGGCGGGCTGGTGACGATCCTGCCGGACTACGCGGCGAACCAGCCGCCGTACACGGGCTGCGCCACCGCGGGCGAGCCCTGCGCGGCGCACGGCTCCAGCGAGGTCCGGCTGTACAGCGCTCCTGACGAGTCCGCGCCGCTGATCAGGGACATCGGTCTGCATCCCAAGGGCGGCGACTCGACGATCGACGTGAACGACGTCGGCTCGCGGGCCTCCACGGGCCAGCGGTACGCGGTCGCGGACCGGGACGGGGACTGGACGGCGATCTGGTACCTGGGCCAGGAGGCGTGGTTCAGGAACCCGAAGAAACAGCCCACGGCGGTGAACGCGTCCGGGTTCGTGGTGACGCCCCGGGAAGGTCTCACGGACATCCGGGTGTACGGCCGCGCCTACCCCGAGAAGGAGGCGTACCCGGAGGGGGTACCCGTGCAGTCGGTCTCGGCGCTGCCGTACCGGCTGCCCGCGGGCCAGCGGTACGCGATCGGCGGCGTGGTGCCGGGCGAGTACTACTACTCGACCACCTTCACCACGGACTCGCACCGGGTGGTGACCGGCAAGGACCTGTACTACGAGATCCAGTTCGGCCACCGGGTGGCGTTCGTCCGGGCGGCGGACGTGCGGGTGGTGCCGTCGGCGTCGTAG
- a CDS encoding DNA-binding protein NsdB yields MSGQPNTRLADLFGLTGWSKGELARMVNRKAAAMGHPQLATDTSRVRRWIDMGEIPRDPVPRVLAALFTERLGRVVTIEDLGLVRHGRTGRRRDEGSAKHPDGVPWAPERTAAVLTEFTGMDLMLNRRGLVGAGAALAAGSALSSAMHDWLRTDPALAADAPRYEDPLHADPAGFDRYEAAPIGSQEVEELERSVEVFRAWDAARGGGLQRKAVVGQLNEVGGMLAYHHPDHLQRRLWGVAANLAVLAGWMSHDIGLEPTAQKYFVIAAHAAREGGDRPRAGEALSRAARQMVHLGRPDDALDLMQLARSGSGDEVLPRTKAMLCTIEAWAQASMGKGQAMRRTLGEAEDLFVSDKGDVPPPSWMQMFDEADLHGMQALAYRTLAEHEPGAAHIAQRHAKEALELRGTGRDRSKIFDHISMASACFIADDPEQADRYARLALTSMGANSSQRTWDRLREMYRLTAQYSSYPKIQDLREEIEQALPKGVSKPRGGNWAQA; encoded by the coding sequence GTGAGCGGACAACCCAACACCCGCCTGGCGGACCTGTTCGGCCTGACCGGCTGGTCCAAGGGTGAACTCGCGAGGATGGTCAACCGGAAGGCGGCGGCCATGGGCCACCCCCAGCTGGCGACCGACACCTCGCGGGTGCGGCGTTGGATCGACATGGGAGAGATCCCGCGCGATCCCGTGCCGCGGGTGCTGGCGGCGCTGTTCACCGAGCGACTCGGCCGTGTCGTGACCATCGAGGACCTCGGTCTGGTCCGGCACGGGCGCACGGGGAGACGGCGTGACGAAGGGAGTGCGAAGCACCCCGACGGAGTGCCATGGGCGCCCGAGCGGACGGCTGCGGTCCTCACCGAATTCACGGGAATGGACCTCATGCTCAACCGACGCGGCTTGGTGGGCGCGGGTGCCGCGCTCGCCGCGGGATCCGCACTCAGCAGCGCCATGCACGACTGGCTGCGCACCGATCCGGCCCTGGCGGCCGACGCCCCCCGCTACGAAGACCCCCTGCACGCCGACCCCGCCGGGTTCGACCGTTACGAGGCCGCCCCCATCGGGTCGCAGGAGGTCGAGGAACTGGAGCGCTCGGTGGAGGTGTTCCGGGCCTGGGACGCGGCCCGCGGCGGCGGCCTCCAGCGCAAGGCGGTCGTGGGACAGCTCAACGAGGTGGGAGGCATGCTCGCCTACCACCACCCCGACCATCTGCAGCGCCGCCTGTGGGGCGTCGCCGCCAACCTCGCCGTTCTCGCGGGCTGGATGTCGCACGACATCGGCCTGGAGCCCACGGCGCAGAAGTACTTCGTCATCGCCGCGCACGCGGCCCGCGAGGGCGGCGACCGGCCCCGCGCCGGGGAGGCGCTCTCCCGCGCCGCCCGGCAGATGGTGCACCTCGGCCGTCCCGACGACGCCCTGGACCTGATGCAGCTCGCCAGGTCGGGCTCCGGCGACGAGGTGCTGCCGCGCACCAAGGCCATGCTCTGCACCATCGAGGCCTGGGCGCAGGCGTCGATGGGCAAGGGACAGGCCATGCGGCGCACCCTCGGCGAGGCGGAGGACCTGTTCGTCTCCGACAAGGGGGACGTTCCGCCGCCGAGCTGGATGCAGATGTTCGACGAGGCGGACCTGCACGGCATGCAGGCCCTGGCCTACCGCACCCTCGCCGAACACGAGCCCGGCGCGGCCCACATCGCGCAACGCCACGCCAAGGAGGCGCTGGAGCTGCGCGGAACCGGCCGGGACCGGTCGAAGATCTTCGACCACATCTCCATGGCGTCCGCCTGCTTCATCGCCGACGACCCGGAACAGGCCGACCGCTACGCCCGCCTGGCCCTGACGTCCATGGGGGCGAACTCCTCGCAGCGCACCTGGGACCGGTTGCGTGAGATGTACCGGCTCACCGCGCAGTACTCGAGCTATCCGAAGATCCAGGATCTGCGTGAGGAGATCGAACAGGCCCTCCCGAAGGGCGTGTCCAAGCCGAGAGGCGGCAACTGGGCACAGGCATAA
- a CDS encoding PP2C family protein-serine/threonine phosphatase, which produces MPPHLSADRPAPPPPGRDSVDALISQTRRLRGEVDAVRREAPEDGADLEGRWQRALCDLALHQLNDLDAHLAQLRDGPSPAPVGPPAPSAGSLLSRVGSAEWNLLTDEASWSGELYQILGREPSSPALTLDELPSLVHDEDRQLLTAMVTDCLVDGKPIDGEFRIRRPDGEVRTVHMMGEPVLDVDGSTASMWAVLRDVSELRRSQRTVRETGDAMQRHQARTEHRLAAALQEAVLPPRCGSLRLPRQGTGALDLAARHLPASASAPIGGHWYDAFDLPDGDTLLGAGDLTGHGMTVASGMATLIGALRGMAMAGTAPGRLLGWLNQLLDASDQPALGSAVCCRYRPATRTLSWARAGHPAPLLFRDGTGRALVGPEGVLLGARSQAAYGQAEETLREGDLLLLHTDGLVPRHTGTEAVRRLLDLAPRLRADRTAQDCVRTVVQEFGESGREDDACVLVARVVS; this is translated from the coding sequence ATGCCACCCCATCTCTCCGCGGACCGCCCCGCCCCTCCTCCGCCCGGCCGCGACTCGGTCGACGCGCTCATCTCGCAGACCCGGCGGCTGCGCGGCGAGGTGGACGCCGTACGGCGTGAGGCACCCGAGGACGGCGCGGACCTGGAGGGCCGGTGGCAGCGGGCGCTGTGCGACCTCGCGCTGCACCAACTCAACGACCTCGACGCCCACTTGGCGCAGCTTCGCGACGGCCCGTCTCCCGCGCCCGTCGGCCCTCCTGCCCCGTCCGCCGGCTCCCTGCTCAGCCGGGTCGGCAGCGCGGAGTGGAACCTGCTGACCGACGAGGCGAGTTGGTCGGGCGAGCTGTACCAGATCCTCGGCCGCGAACCCTCGTCCCCCGCGCTCACCCTCGACGAACTGCCCTCGCTGGTGCACGACGAGGACCGGCAGCTGCTGACGGCGATGGTGACGGACTGCCTGGTGGACGGCAAGCCCATCGACGGGGAGTTCCGGATCCGTCGCCCCGACGGCGAGGTCCGCACGGTGCACATGATGGGCGAGCCGGTGCTCGACGTCGACGGCAGCACCGCCTCGATGTGGGCGGTGCTGCGGGACGTGAGCGAACTGCGCCGCAGCCAACGGACGGTACGCGAGACCGGCGACGCGATGCAGCGCCACCAGGCCCGGACCGAACACCGGCTCGCGGCCGCGCTCCAGGAGGCCGTGCTGCCGCCGCGGTGCGGCTCGCTACGGCTCCCGCGACAGGGCACCGGCGCCCTGGACCTGGCCGCCCGCCATCTGCCCGCGTCCGCGAGCGCGCCGATCGGCGGCCACTGGTACGACGCGTTCGACCTGCCCGACGGGGACACGCTGCTCGGCGCCGGCGACCTCACCGGCCACGGCATGACCGTGGCCTCCGGCATGGCGACCCTGATCGGTGCCCTCCGGGGCATGGCCATGGCCGGCACCGCGCCCGGCCGGCTCCTGGGCTGGCTCAACCAGCTCCTGGACGCCTCCGACCAGCCGGCCCTGGGCAGCGCGGTGTGCTGCCGCTACCGGCCCGCCACGCGCACCCTGAGCTGGGCGCGGGCAGGGCACCCCGCCCCGTTGCTGTTCCGCGACGGGACGGGGCGCGCGCTGGTCGGACCCGAGGGCGTCCTGCTCGGGGCGAGGTCCCAAGCCGCCTACGGGCAGGCCGAGGAGACGCTTCGGGAAGGCGACCTGCTGCTCCTGCACACCGACGGGCTGGTCCCGCGGCACACCGGCACGGAGGCCGTGCGGAGGCTGCTCGACCTGGCTCCGCGCCTCCGCGCGGACCGCACGGCCCAGGACTGCGTACGGACTGTCGTGCAGGAGTTCGGCGAGAGCGGGCGCGAGGACGACGCGTGCGTGCTCGTCGCCAGGGTGGTCTCCTGA
- a CDS encoding aminoglycoside phosphotransferase family protein, with protein MYAVSSSVSAPPRPLRPRPGAGGPYLEPARPAAPVLGAGMTRRVPGVGTQPLSGRIDLSGPQGAQLRTAIASVHRICPEFTPVQVLRRSGRSVLLVGTTGRSTAVAKCLLDHSPMWSERFRHEIAAYRSFVRHRPPVRAPRLIAADPDNCTLVIERMPGRVAALQRHPVEAPPRADIRAALGAICRLNAWRPPAGTFGAPLDYAERISRFHDLGLLTDRDMGDLQKLLHGIAHAAGRQGMGQFCHGDALLSNVLLSPAGPVLLDWEHSGWYLPGYDLATLWAVLGDAPVARRQISQIAQSAGPASRDAFLVNLMLVLTREIRTYETAVQRSMHDTTPAAPGVAHPGAAPSGEEQRLLLRRLHDDCQMARRAVRAAVGTR; from the coding sequence ATGTACGCAGTATCGTCCTCCGTGTCCGCCCCGCCCCGGCCGCTGCGCCCCCGCCCGGGCGCCGGCGGCCCCTACCTCGAGCCCGCGCGACCGGCGGCCCCCGTGCTCGGCGCCGGCATGACACGGCGCGTCCCGGGCGTCGGCACCCAGCCGCTCAGCGGGAGAATCGACTTGTCCGGCCCCCAGGGCGCGCAACTGCGCACGGCGATCGCCTCGGTGCACCGCATCTGCCCGGAGTTCACACCGGTGCAGGTACTGCGCCGAAGCGGGCGCTCCGTGCTCCTCGTCGGCACCACGGGGCGCAGTACGGCCGTGGCCAAGTGTTTACTCGACCATTCCCCCATGTGGTCCGAGCGCTTCAGGCACGAGATAGCGGCGTACCGGTCGTTCGTCCGGCACCGCCCTCCGGTGCGGGCGCCTCGACTGATCGCGGCGGACCCTGACAACTGCACCCTGGTGATCGAGCGGATGCCCGGCCGGGTGGCCGCGCTGCAGCGGCATCCGGTGGAGGCGCCGCCGCGCGCGGACATCCGGGCGGCACTGGGCGCGATCTGCCGGCTGAACGCGTGGCGTCCCCCGGCGGGCACGTTCGGCGCCCCGCTGGACTACGCGGAGCGGATCTCGCGCTTCCACGATCTGGGGCTGCTCACGGACCGGGACATGGGCGATCTGCAGAAGCTGCTGCACGGCATCGCCCACGCGGCGGGCCGGCAGGGCATGGGCCAGTTCTGCCACGGCGACGCCCTGCTGTCGAACGTCCTGCTCTCGCCGGCGGGCCCGGTGCTGCTGGACTGGGAGCACTCGGGCTGGTACCTGCCCGGGTACGACCTGGCGACGCTGTGGGCCGTCCTCGGCGACGCCCCCGTGGCGCGGCGTCAGATCAGCCAGATCGCACAGTCGGCGGGACCGGCGTCGCGCGACGCGTTCCTGGTGAACCTGATGCTCGTCCTGACCCGCGAGATCCGCACGTATGAGACGGCCGTGCAGCGTTCGATGCACGACACGACCCCGGCGGCACCGGGAGTGGCCCACCCGGGCGCTGCGCCGTCCGGCGAGGAGCAGCGGCTGCTGCTGCGGCGGCTGCACGACGACTGTCAGATGGCCCGGCGGGCCGTGCGAGCGGCGGTCGGCACTCGCTGA